Proteins encoded in a region of the Scyliorhinus torazame isolate Kashiwa2021f chromosome 1, sScyTor2.1, whole genome shotgun sequence genome:
- the LOC140421378 gene encoding bone morphogenetic protein 2-like, translated as MTAGRRPLMVLLLCQVLFGGSAGLIPEMGRRKFTQQQEANSGGRASPLQTEGMLQEFELRLLNMFGLRRRPQPGKEPLIPHYMLELYRLHSEEEGQPGTLLPRFPERPASHANTVRSFHHEEPMEKLPGARGETTRRFFFSLNSIPHEELITSAELRIYREQEQEACANSSGGYHRINVYEILKAEGSPGSDPITRLLDTKLVHHNVSKWESFDVSPSVMRWTVQGQPNHGFMVEVIHLEQECRHSKRHVRISRSLHQDEESWPQMRPLLVTFSHNGKGHTLEKRVRRQAKHKQKKRHRSSCKRHPLYVDFSDVGWNDWIVAPPGYHAFYCQGECPFPLADHLNSTNHAIVQTLVNSVNANIPRACCVPTDLSPISMLYLDEYDKVVLKNYQDMVVEGCGCR; from the exons ATGACCGCGGGCAGACGACCTCTGATGGTGCTCCTGCTTTGTCAGGTCCTCTTCGGAGGCTCGGCCGGGCTCATCCCCGAGATGGGCCGGAGGAAGTTCACCCAGCAGCAGGAGGCCAACTCGGGGGGCCGGGCGAGCCCCCTGCAGACCGAGGGCATGCTCCAGGAGTTCGAGCTGCGGCTGCTCAACATGTTCGGCCTGCGGCGCCGCCCTCAGCCCGGCAAGGAGCCGCTGATCCCGCACTACATGCTGGAGCTGTACCGGCTGCATTCGGAGGAGGAAGGGCAGCCTGGCACGCTCCTGCCCCGGTTCCCCGAGAGGCCAGCCAGCCACGCCAACACAGTCAGGAGCTTCCACCACGAAG AACCAATGGAGAAGCTGCCTGGAGCCAGAGGAGAGACAACCCGCCGATTTTTCTTCAGTTTGAACTCTATACCGCATGAGGAGCTCATCACCTCGGCAGAATTGAGGATCTACCGCGAGCAGGAGCAAGAGGCCTGTGCAAATAGCAGCGGTGGTTACCACCGCATCAACGTTTATGAGATTCTCAAGGCAGAAGGATCCCCTGGCAGTGATCCGATCACGCGATTGCTGGACACAAAACTGGTGCACCACAACGTGAGCAAGTGGGAGAGCTTTGACGTCAGTCCTTCTGTCATGAGATGGACCGTACAGGGGCAGCCCAACCATGGGTTTATGGTGGAAGTCATTCACTTGGAGCAGGAGTGCAGACACTCAAAGCGACATGTCAGGATCAGTCGGTCCTTGCACCAAGATGAAGAAAGCTGGCCTCAGATGAGGCCTTTGTTGGTAACGTTTAGCCACAATGGCAAAGGACATACTCTTGAGAAAAGAGTGAGGCGTCAGGCCAAACACAAGCAGAAGAAAAGGCACAGGTCGAGCTGCAAGCGGCATCCTTTATACGTGGATTTCAGTGACGTGGGGTGGAATGACTGGATAGTGGCACCTCCAGGATATCACGCCTTTTACTGCCAAGGGGAGTGTCCCTTTCCATTGGCAGATCACTTGAACTCAACGAACCATGCCATTGTGCAGACATTGGTAAACTCTGTCAatgcaaacattcccagggcatgcTGCGTCCCAACGGACCTCAGTCCCATCTCAATGCTTTATCTTGATGAATACGACAAAGTTGTATTAAAGAACTACCAAGATATGGTTGTGGAAGGTTGTGGATGTCGTTAA